The sequence below is a genomic window from Uranotaenia lowii strain MFRU-FL chromosome 2, ASM2978415v1, whole genome shotgun sequence.
atttaTTCTCAGAATATTCCTCCAGCAAGCCTTTTGGCTATCTCAGCCAAATGGGATTCCAAAGACGAAAGCTTATATGTGCCTCTAATAGATGTAGAATCAAAAATGGTTGGCTACAAGGTACTCAGTGTGGGACCCCAGCCCTACGGCAATGGACTGGTCGAAAGAACGGTACCCGAAAACAACTGTTCCGGATTAGTGTATCTGAAATGCTCTACCTCGCACTCATTCAACATCGCCAAACCAAATTCCAAAGAACATACAAGCGCCATTCTAGTATTAAGTATCATAGATTTGCTGGCCCTGAGTACGGCAAAAATTAACGGTAAGCACAGCTTCTGCATTGTTCCATAATAATCATAATAGTGTTTATAATATTCTTTTTTACTTGTGTTCAGCAACTGCCATATGTCTTCCGCATGATCTGAAAGCCCTTCCCCAACAGTGCCTACCTGGGCTGGAACGCTTCCAAAAACTTACCCTCTGGTTCAATTACGACACGGCTGGGTGGGATACTGCTCGGAATTACGCCAAAAAATTGGACGAACGGCGGTGTACCTTTGTAAGACCGACAGACGCTCATCCAACACCAGCAAAGGCGATAAGCCAAGGCCAGGACCTGAAGACAATCTTCTCTAAGGCCCAACCGATTCTGCACCAATCGATAACGACTTTTCACTCGCTCAGACAGGATGTTCTGAGTGATTTGCAGAACATTGACAAAGTTCAGGGGGTCAAGTGGAAGCGCTATCCGACTTTGAACAAACTTCTCAAAGGTCACAGAAAGGGAGAGCTCACTGTACTGACGGGACCAACTGGTTGCGGAAAAACAACATTTATGTCCGACTACTCTTTGGATCTGGCTCTGCAAGGAGTTTCGACGCTGTGGGGATCATTCGAAATCAGAAACACTCGATTGGCGTCCACCTTACTGAGACAGATGGCTGGACAACCGTTAGATGTGAACCTTGCGGAATTCGATTATTGGGCTGATGAATTTGAACGGTTACCGCTCTATTTTATGACGTTCCATGGGCAACAACCGATAAGAGTGGTGATGGAAGCTATTGAACATGCCCAATACGTTCACGATATTCAGCATGTTATTATCGATAATCTGCAGTTTATGATGGGCGTTTCCGAGGAAAGTATGAAGCATTTGGATCGGTACTGGAAGCAGGACGCAATCATTGCCTCCTTTAGATCGTTTGCAACCCGCAAAAATTGCCATGTAACATTAGTGATCCACCCACGCAAAGAGCGGGACACAGACGAACTGACCACGAGTTCAATTTTCGGAGGAGCCAAAGCTTCCCAGGAGGCTGACAATGTACTAATCATTCAGGACAAACGGTTGACCTCGGTGCGAGGAAAAAAGTACCTTCAAGTGGCGAAAAATCGTTACAGTGGGGACCTGGGCATAATGCCTCTCGACTTCGATAAATCTAGTTTAAGCTACGCACAGCAGAAGAGGAAAAAGTCAGAACCCACGCCGGAAGAACTAATCAAACAAAGTGATAATTAATGAGGTTGATTCACTTTATTACCATGTATTTACTTTCTTTTGAAGTATGTTATCAAAGTGCATTTTGAAGgtatggaaaattaaaatatagaaTGTTACTAATTATACGGCTATTCTATCTTAATGCTATACACTTCACATATGAACCGCAATCAAGCAGAAGATTGTCGGTAATTTTTAACATCCATAAGTTTTTTCCCGCACATCGCACATATCCCTTTTTTGTACGAACACTGCTGACAGTAGTACGATCCTGCTTGGTGAATTTTCTGTttacaaattctaaaaaaaaatttaaaaaaacccttGCAACCACCGAATGACCTCAAACGACAAAACAAAAAGCAAATCTTACCTGCATGGGGCAAACGTTGCCGACATCGGGTTGTACCGGTTTTTCGCTGCACTGGTGAGGGCTTTGTTTTCGTTGATTTTCCGGCCACCGCCTTCGGTTGTGTTCCGGGCTCCCGCCTTCCACGGATCTGGTGTTATCACTTTGCCCAACTTCTTTTCGCACTTTTCACAAACCATTTTTGATCGTTTCGGGAAAACTGAGAGcggaaaacaccaaaataaaagtaaatttaaacgatttttgaagattttttgtaaaaaaaactttctgttTACAAACAAAACAGTTTTTAGTTACACACTCTTAGCAGGTTACTTGAAATTTGTGATGAACTCAACTTCTAgccgaactcaaaattgagatGTTATATCCTTTCGAAAGGCAAACatcaaatctcgcgtgagctttcattacgtcgaatgaaacaaaatttgaaaaactgagatattcactaaaaaagcttcattataacattatctacctatgtgattgataaaacaatcaatttaaacccttttaatatataaaatttaagactttcaaaatgacgaatgaaacaaaaccttgattgccaatttcaatgttgcttacgTCCCTTCTTCCAAACGGCGAATGTGCAGAGGAAGAAAAACGTAGCACATACGCTATGGATTCCATGAGCAAACAAGTGTATACAGGTATATAGAGGTTATCAGAATATCAACCTGgcaatgaatattatttcagattcttgtTTTCAAGCGTTCTTAAATCGATACTCAAGCAGGCTATCGAACGCTGTAAAATAGTGCAGCAAGGAAAAGaaaccgaacagcagcagtagcagcaaacaTAACAACTAACAGCAACAGGCTGATCGGcagcagcctgctgctgttagtcacCCAATCACCCGATTCACTTAAGCCTCGTCCGCACTCGGCAACTTGAAATGTGATTTCGGTTGaagagacttgtttatgtttacattttggttgctgaaagtctcccatacttgtcgggagacttgagacatgcatCTTTTCGTCTAgttcaaaatgtaaacataaacaagtctaagcaaccgaaatcgcagtccaagttgcctagtgtggactaggcttaagttaacattcactatgccgagaaaattgaaaatttactggtaattgcctcagaaacatttgggcgtaagtgcaagttgaacgaatcaaaggacgaatgagacaaatttcccctccagctgATCGGCAACAGAAAGCTGATCAGCAGCAGCGAGCTGGTTTGACCGATGGCGCACCCGATTCACACATTTCATTATGCATTTACTCACCAATTTACCGCAACACTAGATATTTCACTTATTAAACAGCCACtacgccgagaaaattgaaaatttcccatagtgtttgcatcagaaacatttgggcgtaagtgcaagttgaacgaatcaaaggacgaaagaaaagagacgaatgaaacaaatttcccctccaaacgacgaatgtgttcagacgtatgttcctatatgattaaaaaatagctctaaaaattgcaaaaaaataaattcataatgTGGAATATCTAAGACTATTAGTTTCCATGaatattgcgtattttttgaagggttatcggcgaaggaataaaattaggatttgaaaaatactctgcaaatttcagaagcgtttttctcgattcggtgtttctgtttcattcgacgtaatgaaagctcacgcgagaaatcaATGACAATTTTTCCGACACGaaatgcgatgcgatgcgagaAGGAGAAAAACGCTCTTTCAATTGCAAAACTCCCAAATGGAATCCCAAAGTTTGAGGATTTTGAGGACGAATAGTTGTTAGTTTTCTGCACCAATCAAACTAATCCGGAAAAACTGGTGTTGTTTCGTAAGTTTCTCCAAACTCCGAATGGAAAGTTGGTTCCAGCAAACACTTCGATTATTTTAAAGACAACTGTGGCAGaaatgtgtcatatttttatccatTTATCGCGCTGTACTTTTTGAAGGCtaattaaattcttaaaaaaaaaaaaaaaaaagattgtctCTTGTCCAATTGGCTGCGtgctttttctgttttcaacCCAAATTTTGTTGTGGGTTTCCGGCTACTTAATTTAAATAACGCAAAACGAGCAAGTGGAAACTTTTCAATTCGGAATACGACCTTTTGAATTTCgaccaaacaaaaataaaaattttccagttttaaattttgtgacggTTGAGCCGCCGTAGCGCACAGTGGTTACATTTGATTTCTAGTGAAGCGAAAATAAAAACCAAGATCCGAAGCACAAAAAGTGAATTAGTTGCTTTTGTCATCGAAAATACATTGAAGGCTTAGATTATTGGCAGATTGGAATGAGTGTTGGGGACGGTGCCCCAATAGGGGCACCAATGAGTGGCATTCTTGATAATGGTGAACGGAAAAGAAGGAACGTGATCCAAGATGGCGGAAAAAGACCGTTGGAAAAATGTCTATACACACACAGTGATAGTGGTCCTTATAAGGTCATTGTAGAAAGGCAAAGAgaaaaagcaaaagaaaaagaaaacgaaGAAGAAAACGATTCAGAAAGCGAGGTAGAAAATGAAACGGAGAAACCAATTGGaatcaacaaaatttcagtAGGATTGATGTTAAAACAAAATGGCTTTACGAAAGTGATAATGGACATTCGAAAGATTGGTCGCTCAAAAGTACTAGTGTACTTCGAAGAATGGCAGGCAGCAAATAGGCTGGTGAACTGCCGAAATCTGTCCCTGAAGAATTATGTAGCGTACATACCGAGGGGTTTCGTAACTGTAAAGGGTGTAATAGGTGGCATTCCGGATGACATAGACATCACGGAGCtgacaaacgaaatcgagtccAGCAAAGACATCGTGGAGATCTTCCGAATGCATCGAATGGTAAATAAGGAAAAGGTCGCAACAAAAAAGGTAGGTCTAGTATTTCGTTCTAACAAGCTTCCGGATTCGGTCCGAATATATGCGGTAAACATGAGGGTGGAGCCTTATATCAACAGAACAGTTATGTGTTATGCCTGCTTACGGTATGGCCACATAGCGGACAACTGCAAGGGAAAGAAGAGGTGTATAAATTGCGGAGATGCGGAAGGTAAAGAGCATGACAGCAAAAATTGTGGTAACATAACCAAATGTGTGCACTGTAAAGAAAACCATAAAGCATCTGACCCTAAGTGCCCTGAACGAGCGAAACAGGCAGCCATTAAAAAGTTAATGGCATGCCAAAACCTAACCTATCAGGAGGCGAAAGATGAATTCAAGTTGGAGGTTCGAAATGGGTTTGACGTACTTTCCAACATGAGGGAATTCCCCAGTATATATGAGAGTTTCGCATCAGTGACTGCAAAAAACGGAAACaatgtttcaaaacaacaaatacAACCCAAAAAGTCAATGGCATCTACAAATACATATGGTGAAAGCAGTAAACAATCCGTTAGGTCAAATGTACAGTACAatcaaaaaccgaaaaaaaatcccaacaaTCTTGAAGAAGCAGGTCACAGTTTCTCACaaacaaagaaaagaaaaacctcAACGTCACACGAAAACGAGGATACAGAAATTCAGGAGCAAATGCCAgtacaaaaatatttggaacTGCGCAAACGGTGGGAGGAAAAAATGCAATTATTAGCGAATCAAAAGGAAAATTATAAAACGGTTATGAAGAATTCATTTGATGTTCTTACACAGATGgtagcaacgaacaacgaagaTGGGCGCCTGATGATGACAGAAGTCTTGAAAGAGATGGGTAAACTGTTGGGACACAACGAACAGGGTATCGTGTTTAAATCGCAAAATAATGATGGCCTTCAAAATAATACAACATAACATACAGAgtctaaataaaaataaaatcgagcTATCACATGAGCTTAATGTTAAAAAGTATGACGCAGCTTTACTGTCAGAAATTTGGGCAAATCAAGATAAACTTAACTCTCTTAATATAAGTGGGtaccataaaattttgaaaccaagAAATACTACTTTGGGCGGTGGTGTAGGAATATATATCAGAAATGTCTATAACTACAAAATGTACCAACTTAGCTCTGATGAACTTTTTGAAGTAATTGGGATCGAGATACCAAGTAAACAAATAAGTTTGATATCAATATATGTAAATCCAAGAATTTCTAGTAATGAATTGGAACTTAGATTAAACAAACTATTAGATGAAACAAGGAATATAAAAGGGCTTGTTATAGgtggtgacttcaattcacacaATATTAGTTGGGGATGTAACAATACAAACAACAAAGGAAAAATACTATACGATCTTATCAGCACTACAAACCTGTTAATTCTAAATGATGGTAGGAAGACCTACATACCAGCTTCTTTGAATTTTACACCGAGTGCCATAGATTTGACTCTTTGTACTCCAGATATTTTCAACGGAATTTTATGGAACGTATTAGATCATAGTCTAGGAGGATCAGCACACATGATTGTGGAAATAGAGATTCAACAAAAAACCTCGAAAAAGAAAAGACGTATAGTAAATACAAAAGATCTTAACAGAGCAATAGCATCCATAGCACCGGAGGACTTTAACAATCTGAAAGAGTTAGAGTCAATTGTTATGACTACGATAAATCAAAATAGTTGCATAAGCTCATTAACCCCCAAATATTATTGGAGTCAAGAACTTAACGAActctacaaaaataaacaagtatGCAGAAGAATGTATAACGGTTTGTCAAACGAAACCAACCTGTTATCAATGCTCAAAGCAAATGCAAAGTTCCTTAAAGCTAAAAGAATTCTTATGAGAGAAAAACTGTGTGAAATTACCAAAAATATAGACCCAAGAAACTCAAAAGCTAATTGGAAATTAGTTAAAAACCTCAAATACCATCATAACgatagaacaaaaaataacgaaatattGACATCTTCAGAAAAAACGAATGTATTCCTAAATCACAATTTCGGCACCTCACAAGTAGGTTTGGTCCCAATTGAATCTCCCATACAAATAGAAGAACCGAGAAAACTTTTGACATTAGAGTCATGGAATAACATATtacagacgaaaaaaaaacgctctgCACCAGGAACGGACAAAATCACATATGAAACGTTGCGATGTTTAGACCGCAGTGTGAAGGATAAGATAGTGAACGACATGAACTCATATTTCAATTCAGGTACATTGCCCCATCATTTAAAAACCATTAAAGTGGTTCCTATCCTTAAACCAGGGAAGGATCCTAGTAATCCCGAATCCTACAGACCGATTTCTTTACTATCAACTCTGACCAAATCTACTAACACAGCGGTATTAAAATTATTGCAACAACATACCGAGGAGAACAAATTACTCCCGGCTTTATCCTTTGGTTTTAGGTCAGGAAAATCGACGGAAGATTGTTTAGCTTTCGTAACCAACCACTTAATGGAAggcaaaagaaatcaaattataaGTATTGCAGTATTCTTTGATTTCAGTAACGCATTCAACGCGGTAAATGTAGAAAAGCTGAACACGAGGCTCACAGAAATGTGTTTCCCCTCAGATTTGAACACATGGGTGAAGAACTTCCTAAATAACAGAGAACTGACAATAAAAACAGATCAAGGTCAAGTCACAAAGACAGTCTCAACGGGATTACCTCAAGGCGATGTAATGTCCCTGTGGTATTTCCGGAATTTCTACAAACAATAAAACACGTCTTTGCAGTTTGATGTATAATCCAAGAATGTATTTTCACTGAAAAGCctactttaaaatattacaattcTGATGATCATGCTGACGTGATCACAAGTAATCACCATATCTCGTTTAGTTTAAGCAAAGTTTGAGGTTTGTTGAACTTTCATGACATAATCCAGGAATCTTGAAGGCTTTCGACGTTCGCGATTAGCTGACAACCTTCCCCGGACTTCAGCAACGTTTGATGATATTAATGTATTATTGATAGCAGGTTCTTGTTCATTTGCTGATACTTCATCGTCAATCGTTATCGGTGTATTTATGAGCGTGGCTTCATCGAGATCTTCAATTTCAGAACTGGAATCCTGTTCTAAAGGTATTCGCTTCAAATGAGCTACATTTCGTTCGAATGATCTCCCTGAATCATCCTCCACTACCGCTCTTGGACCCACTCTTTCTGTAACGGTAAACTGTGTTTTCCCAAACTTAGTTGATAATTTATTTGATGGAACTAGATTTTCCATTAAAACTTTATCCCCCTGTTGAATTTTTGATGTCTCAGCTCCACGACGAATGTCTTCTGTTTCTTTACCTTTATGCTTCCTCATGCGGTCTTGATCACGATAATCAGTTGATGTTGGTGTAGTTTCCAAATCTTCGATAGTTGGCAATTTTGAACGAATTGTTCTCCCATAACACAACTCAGTAGGTGTTTTTCCTGTAGTCGAATGTGGAGTTGTATAGTACATCATAAGATAATCTTTAAGATCTTTCTTCCAATCTCTACCGAAGGCATGGCTAATTTGAAGTCTCTTCAATAAAGATCGATTTTGCCTTTCAACAAGACCATTTTCTTGAGGCCAATATGGTGCTGTGTGATTAAGCGTTATTCCATGTACTTTACAGAATTCCTCAAATTCTTTCCCTACAAATTGTTTAGCATTATCAAGAGTTATCGTTCTTGGATATCCAAGTCttgtgaaaatttggttcaactTATCCACCGTGTCACGTGATGTAATGCGATTCATGATTTCTACTTCTTTGTATCGACTGAAATAATCTATCACAACCAATAAATATTCTCCCGATGGAAGAGGTCCCATGAAATCGATTGCTATATCAATCCAAGGTTTCAACGGTAACTCTCGTCGTGCCATCGGAATTGGCTTGCTGGGAAGTCCAGTTAGTCTACATCCCTCACAATCAAGAACATATTTCTTGATATCCTTATCCATCATAGGCCACCAAGCCCTTTCTCGCAATCGCTTCTTCATCACAGATTCGCCTGGATGACCTTCATGTCCCAGTTCTAACATTCGATGCCGTAAAATTTTTGGAACGACCAGTTTGTTGCAACGCACAACCATATCGCTAAGAATTCCAAGTTCATTTGCAAATGGTTCATAATGTTTAACTAAAGAACTTGACCATATTCCTGTACGCAAACAATCTTTCACAGTCTTTAACTCCAGATCGGAAAGTGTTGCTTCTTCTAGTTCTTGAATATCAATAGCAACGGACTCTTTGACAGCGAGcaccaaaaatttattatcTTGTTCGAAATCTCCAGAAGGTTCTTGCTCGACTAACCGTGAAAGAGAATCTGCTATGTTTCCTGAACCTTTTCGGTACTTCACAACGAACCGGAAAGACTGCAATCGTAGAACCCAACGTTCAATTCGTGCACATGGTGTCGATGTAGgagcaaaaataatttccaaaGGCTTATGATCagtttcaagttcaaattcacgaccaatcaaataaattgaaaatttctcaacCGCCCAGACTAAAGCCAATGCTTCTTTTTCCGTCTGACAATAACGACTTTCTGTTTTAGATAAACTTTTGCTTGCATAGCGAATGACTCGAGGTTCATTATCGGTGTGATCAATAAACTGAATTAAAACAGCTCCTAGAGCAACTGGAGACGCATCGGCGACTACTCTAGTTCGGAGATTGTTATCAAAAAACGATAGAGTTCGGACATTTGAAATAGCTTGTTTCAGATGTTGAAAACTTTCTTCATGCTTCGCTTCCCATTTGAAtctaatatttttgcaaataagTTCTCGTAAAGGTGCTGTTATAGTTGCTAAATTCGGTATAAATTTGCCAATATACGTTACAAGTCCAAGAAAACTTCGAACTTCTTCCGAAGTTCTAGGTTTGCGAAATTTTTGCAAACAGCCTATTTTGTTCTCCATTGGTCGAACTCCTTCAGCAGAAATCTTATGTCCTAGAAATTCTATCTCGCGTACTTTGAAGATGCATTTTTGATTATTGAGGAGAATATTACGACTTTTTAAGACAGCTAATATTTGTGACAAACTTCGGTCATGTTCTTCTTGAGTTTCACCATAAACGAAAATATCATCAATATAATTGATTACATTTTCACAACCAATCAATATTTGTTCGAGAGTCTTCTGAAACATTTCAGGTGCACATGAAATTCCAAACATTAAACGCTTATAGCGAAATAATCCTTTATGACTTATAAATGTTGTAATATAACGGGAGGACTCTTCTAATTCAATCTGAGAATCAattaataacaaacaaaaattatatttcacacattttaaaATACATATCAGAAACACAAAGATCTTTAAATATTTCAGTAAAGAAAATTACCTGATGAAAAGCGTCTTTTATGTCTAGACGACTAAAAAAATTAGCAGACTTCAGGCGTggcaaaaaatcttcaaacgtCGGCATCATGTAATGTTCTCTTATAATAGCTTGATTGGCGCGTCTCATGTCAACACATAAACGTAAATCACCATTGTCCTTGAGAATGGTAACTAACGGAGATACCCATGTAGCTCCACCTTCAACTGGTTCTATGATGTCGTTGGCCAACAATTGAGCAATCTTTTCTTCAATTCTAGACAGCAGAGCAACAGGTGGTCTACGAACACGTTGTGCTACAGGGTTTACATTCGAATTTACAGGTATGCGTAGtagaacatttttcatttttgga
It includes:
- the LOC129745582 gene encoding mitochondrial DNA helicase, which encodes MFLKRYLAHHSITVSRYLLGGDKLRNSSSATTQLSPPLLGGGHVRWMSSTSYGEPESLKRDDPSVPGSTWSLYNIRKVLKASTAETTEGFACIQTSCPVCHITPGESPSPGTAIKRENIYINKTTGNFTCSACQYLGRWDHVEKFFVSSSGKSYGGKTIQEIRKLRDAFLEAKKQNVKPAVEFPSGLVEVDETIAPKVCHKLGLNNIPPASLLAISAKWDSKDESLYVPLIDVESKMVGYKVLSVGPQPYGNGLVERTVPENNCSGLVYLKCSTSHSFNIAKPNSKEHTSAILVLSIIDLLALSTAKINATAICLPHDLKALPQQCLPGLERFQKLTLWFNYDTAGWDTARNYAKKLDERRCTFVRPTDAHPTPAKAISQGQDLKTIFSKAQPILHQSITTFHSLRQDVLSDLQNIDKVQGVKWKRYPTLNKLLKGHRKGELTVLTGPTGCGKTTFMSDYSLDLALQGVSTLWGSFEIRNTRLASTLLRQMAGQPLDVNLAEFDYWADEFERLPLYFMTFHGQQPIRVVMEAIEHAQYVHDIQHVIIDNLQFMMGVSEESMKHLDRYWKQDAIIASFRSFATRKNCHVTLVIHPRKERDTDELTTSSIFGGAKASQEADNVLIIQDKRLTSVRGKKYLQVAKNRYSGDLGIMPLDFDKSSLSYAQQKRKKSEPTPEELIKQSDN
- the LOC129745583 gene encoding cysteine-rich PDZ-binding protein; this encodes MVCEKCEKKLGKVITPDPWKAGARNTTEGGGRKINENKALTSAAKNRYNPMSATFAPCRICKQKIHQAGSYYCQQCSYKKGICAMCGKKLMDVKNYRQSSA
- the LOC129745468 gene encoding uncharacterized protein LOC129745468, whose protein sequence is MLKQNGFTKVIMDIRKIGRSKVLVYFEEWQAANRLVNCRNLSLKNYVAYIPRGFVTVKGVIGGIPDDIDITELTNEIESSKDIVEIFRMHRMVNKEKVATKKVGLVFRSNKLPDSVRIYAVNMRVEPYINRTVMCYACLRYGHIADNCKGKKRCINCGDAEGKEHDSKNCGNITKCVHCKENHKASDPKCPERAKQAAIKKLMACQNLTYQEAKDEFKLEVRNGFDVLSNMREFPSIYESFASVTAKNGNNVSKQQIQPKKSMASTNTYGESSKQSVRSNVQYNQKPKKNPNNLEEAGHSFSQTKKRKTSTSHENEDTEIQEQMPVQKYLELRKRW
- the LOC129745466 gene encoding uncharacterized protein K02A2.6-like; the protein is MREKLLQEENLSLAQLTRIVRSTESIKFQALTINEISGPNVFQVNSNVNRILDQRNILNNACYRCGDKNHFANDPLCPARGFKCPKCSKMGHYPQCCKSTGKQVTNKRQHSANFFQQQNKKFKSHNVRLIESTENNVNQEQQSFIYQIGDGDEMMWLKIGGVLIQMLVDSGSSKNIIDFTTWEYMKQQGVKVRQPERLPNTTLRGYGTLSKPLQISTVFEAVISVDGLPQSEQVATFFVVVDGAQPLLGKETAKLLGVLTIGLPQSVNSVVSFEKRPFPKMKNVLLRIPVNSNVNPVAQRVRRPPVALLSRIEEKIAQLLANDIIEPVEGGATWVSPLVTILKDNGDLRLCVDMRRANQAIIREHYMMPTFEDFLPRLKSANFFSRLDIKDAFHQIELEESSRYITTFISHKGLFRYKRLMFGISCAPEMFQKTLEQILIGCENVINYIDDIFVYGETQEEHDRSLSQILAVLKSRNILLNNQKCIFKVREIEFLGHKISAEGVRPMENKIGCLQKFRKPRTSEEVRSFLGLVTYIGKFIPNLATITAPLRELICKNIRFKWEAKHEESFQHLKQAISNVRTLSFFDNNLRTRVVADASPVALGAVLIQFIDHTDNEPRVIRYASKSLSKTESRYCQTEKEALALVWAVEKFSIYLIGREFELETDHKPLEIIFAPTSTPCARIERWVLRLQSFRFVVKYRKGSGNIADSLSRLVEQEPSGDFEQDNKFLVLAVKESVAIDIQELEEATLSDLELKTVKDCLRTGIWSSSLVKHYEPFANELGILSDMVVRCNKLVVPKILRHRMLELGHEGHPGESVMKKRLRERAWWPMMDKDIKKYVLDCEGCRLTGLPSKPIPMARRELPLKPWIDIAIDFMGPLPSGEYLLVVIDYFSRYKEVEIMNRITSRDTVDKLNQIFTRLGYPRTITLDNAKQFVGKEFEEFCKVHGITLNHTAPYWPQENGLVERQNRSLLKRLQISHAFGRDWKKDLKDYLMMYYTTPHSTTGKTPTELCYGRTIRSKLPTIEDLETTPTSTDYRDQDRMRKHKGKETEDIRRGAETSKIQQGDKVLMENLVPSNKLSTKFGKTQFTVTERVGPRAVVEDDSGRSFERNVAHLKRIPLEQDSSSEIEDLDEATLINTPITIDDEVSANEQEPAINNTLISSNVAEVRGRLSANRERRKPSRFLDYVMKVQQTSNFA